CGCCTGAAACCGCTCGACCAGGTCCAGCCTCACTGCGGCCGATCCGAGAAGATCGCCAAGGCTTTTTTTAGGATGTCGCGCTCTTCCCGCATCCGCGAAAGCTGGCGCTGCAAACGACGGATCTCTTGCGCCTCCGCGGAAGCCGGCTTCCCCGGCTCCCCGCCACTCAAGGCGTGACGCCAACGGCGAATCAGATCCGGACGAACATCCAGCTCCTTCGCCACATCCTTCAAACGACGACCGCTCTCGTACGCCAGACGCACCGCTTCGCGCTTGAACTCCTCACTGAAACGACGACGCTTCTCGACCATTTTGTGAACTCCTCCCGGCCTATTCTCCTAGGCACGGTTTCTGTCCACAAAATCGGGGCAACTCCAGAGGCGCCCCCCTCGTCCGCCCGCACATGTCGTGCGCCTCGCGGCCGGCCAGGCACCCCCGTCCAGGGCGGCCCCGGCCAGGCACCCCCGTCCTCGGCGGCTTTCGCCGCCGCCTCGGGCTTCGCCCTCGGAGCTCGTGTGCTGGGTAGCACACGGCTGTTTGCTCGAGCCAGCCGGGCTAAAAGGTGGCGCACCCCTCAGGCTTGGGCGCCCGGCGACGCACATGTCGTGCGCAGCGGCCAGCCAGGCTTCGCCCCAATCCGGGGCGGCCCCGTATTCGGCGCAGCTTTCGCCGCCTCGCCCTTCGAGCCCATCAGGACCCTTTTGGGGAGCTTGTCAGGGACCGGTCAGCGCCAATCGGCGCCGATGGCTTCGCCGAGATTTTCGAAGCCGTCTTCCTCGAGAAGCTCCACAAGGCCGCGGTGAAGCTCGCCGAGGAGGGT
Above is a window of Acidobacteriota bacterium DNA encoding:
- a CDS encoding transposase; translated protein: MVEKRRRFSEEFKREAVRLAYESGRRLKDVAKELDVRPDLIRRWRHALSGGEPGKPASAEAQEIRRLQRQLSRMREERDILKKALAIFSDRPQ